One genomic segment of Dehalococcoidia bacterium includes these proteins:
- the rpiB gene encoding ribose 5-phosphate isomerase B: protein MKVAIGSDHRGLEMKAGITSLLSEMGHELQDFGAYDTQSVDYPDIAQTVGEKVAAGKFERGILICGTGIGMSIAANKVKGIRAALCCDTFMAERARLHNDANILCLGAERTPKATEIVRTFLTTRYEGGRHQNRLDKIAKMESDQTHPA from the coding sequence ATGAAAGTAGCCATAGGCAGCGACCACCGTGGCCTTGAAATGAAAGCGGGGATTACCAGTCTTTTGTCCGAAATGGGGCACGAGCTGCAGGACTTCGGCGCGTATGATACGCAGAGTGTGGACTACCCGGACATCGCACAGACGGTAGGAGAAAAGGTCGCCGCAGGCAAGTTTGAGCGCGGTATTCTCATCTGTGGCACTGGCATCGGAATGAGCATTGCCGCCAACAAGGTTAAAGGCATCCGTGCCGCTCTGTGTTGTGACACCTTTATGGCGGAACGTGCTCGCTTGCATAACGACGCCAATATTTTATGCCTGGGCGCGGAGAGAACTCCCAAAGCCACCGAAATCGTGCGCACCTTTTTAACCACGAGATATGAAGGCGGTCGCCACCAGAATCGACTGGATAAAATCGCAAAGATGGAGAGCGATCAAACCCATCCTGCATAG
- a CDS encoding phosphoribosylaminoimidazolesuccinocarboxamide synthase produces the protein MDQQKGVLLKSELDLPTFINGKVRDTYELGEHLLIVATDRISAFDVVLPAGIPNKGKVLNQLSAFWFEKTAHIISNHVVEPVTKKSKLERYLPQGSKVKFPGYLAGRSMVVKKAQRLSIECVARGYLAGSGWLEYKKEGTVCGIKLPAGLVESQELPEPIFTPTTKADAGHDMPMTISEARKMFGSELAEKFMATCLSIYNYARDYARTRGFIIADTKMEFGLDGSDLILIDELLTPDSSRFWDIERYEAGRPQDSFDKQPLRDWLEKSGWNKEPPAPALPDEVIASTAKRYETAFKRLTGKKLA, from the coding sequence ATGGACCAGCAAAAAGGCGTTCTTCTCAAGAGTGAACTCGATTTACCGACCTTCATAAACGGCAAGGTGCGCGACACGTATGAACTGGGGGAGCATCTGCTCATCGTGGCCACCGACCGCATCTCGGCTTTCGATGTCGTGCTGCCTGCCGGGATTCCAAATAAGGGTAAGGTGCTCAACCAGCTTTCGGCCTTCTGGTTCGAGAAAACGGCTCACATCATATCGAACCACGTCGTGGAGCCGGTTACTAAAAAATCCAAACTAGAGCGCTACCTGCCGCAGGGGAGCAAGGTTAAATTCCCTGGTTATCTGGCTGGACGTTCCATGGTAGTCAAGAAGGCCCAACGACTAAGCATCGAGTGTGTCGCCAGGGGTTATCTGGCCGGTTCCGGCTGGTTGGAATACAAGAAGGAGGGCACCGTCTGCGGAATCAAGCTGCCCGCAGGGCTGGTGGAAAGTCAGGAACTGCCCGAACCTATTTTCACGCCCACCACCAAGGCCGATGCCGGTCACGATATGCCGATGACTATCTCCGAAGCACGTAAAATGTTCGGTAGCGAGCTTGCGGAGAAATTTATGGCCACCTGTCTTTCCATTTACAATTACGCAAGGGATTATGCCAGGACGCGTGGTTTTATTATCGCCGACACCAAGATGGAGTTCGGGCTCGATGGCAGTGATTTGATTCTTATCGATGAACTGCTAACGCCGGATTCGAGCCGTTTCTGGGACATCGAGCGCTACGAGGCGGGCCGTCCGCAGGACAGCTTCGACAAACAGCCGCTAAGAGATTGGCTGGAAAAATCGGGCTGGAACAAAGAGCCTCCCGCGCCCGCCTTGCCGGATGAGGTTATCGCCAGCACAGCCAAAAGATATGAGACAGCCTTCAAGAGGTTGACAGGCAAGAAGCTGGCCTAG
- the purD gene encoding phosphoribosylamine--glycine ligase yields MKILVIGSGAREHAIVWKLLQSRNIERIFVAPGNAGTAQIASNLQINATDIISLIAAAHQNKVDFTFVGPETPLADGIVDEFQKAGLPIFGPSSASARIEASKIFSKDLMHRYGVPTSQSRSFSSFDEASVYMKQQTPPIVLKADGLAAGKGVVIAQSVEEALSSLKSMMQDKAFGVAGEKVVVEEYLTGREMSVFVFTDGKTLSPPVTACDYKRVFDGNQGPNTGGMGSFSPPDFYTEELGERAMREIMRPTIKALAAEGAPYSGVLYGGLMITSNGTKTIEFNCRLGDPETQVILPRLETDLTEIALAVVEKKLDRQKIQWSKKTCVGVVMASGGYPGHYETGFPINGLENVDPNVMVFHAGTKLDSSGRVVTAGGRVLTVVATGETLAQARQKVYNNISRIDFKGAHYRKDIAAF; encoded by the coding sequence ATGAAAATTTTGGTAATCGGCAGCGGCGCCAGGGAACATGCCATCGTCTGGAAGTTGTTACAGAGCCGCAATATAGAGAGAATTTTCGTTGCGCCGGGTAATGCCGGCACCGCGCAGATCGCCAGCAACCTCCAGATTAATGCTACGGACATCATCTCTCTCATCGCAGCAGCGCACCAGAACAAAGTGGATTTCACCTTCGTGGGGCCCGAGACGCCGCTGGCGGATGGCATCGTGGACGAGTTTCAGAAAGCTGGACTCCCCATCTTCGGCCCCAGCAGTGCCTCCGCCAGAATAGAGGCCAGCAAGATCTTTTCCAAGGACTTGATGCACAGATACGGCGTACCCACATCGCAGAGCCGCAGTTTCTCATCCTTCGATGAAGCCTCAGTTTACATGAAACAGCAAACGCCGCCCATCGTCCTCAAGGCCGACGGGCTGGCCGCCGGCAAGGGAGTAGTTATCGCGCAAAGCGTGGAAGAAGCTCTCTCTTCACTCAAATCCATGATGCAGGATAAGGCTTTCGGGGTTGCGGGGGAAAAGGTAGTCGTCGAGGAGTATCTTACGGGCCGCGAGATGAGCGTTTTTGTTTTCACCGATGGCAAAACCCTTTCTCCTCCTGTAACTGCCTGCGACTACAAGCGCGTGTTCGACGGCAACCAGGGGCCCAACACCGGCGGCATGGGCAGCTTCTCGCCGCCCGATTTCTATACCGAAGAGCTTGGGGAGCGGGCCATGCGCGAAATCATGCGTCCCACCATCAAGGCACTGGCCGCAGAGGGAGCTCCCTACTCAGGAGTGCTTTACGGCGGTCTGATGATTACCTCAAATGGCACGAAGACCATCGAGTTCAACTGCCGCCTGGGAGACCCGGAAACTCAGGTCATCCTGCCGCGTTTGGAAACAGACCTGACCGAAATCGCCCTGGCCGTTGTTGAGAAGAAACTGGACCGACAGAAAATCCAGTGGAGTAAAAAAACCTGCGTCGGCGTGGTGATGGCCTCGGGGGGTTATCCGGGGCATTACGAGACGGGCTTCCCCATTAACGGGCTGGAGAACGTGGACCCGAATGTCATGGTTTTTCACGCCGGGACAAAGCTTGATTCATCAGGCCGTGTGGTAACCGCCGGAGGGCGCGTGCTGACGGTCGTCGCCACGGGCGAGACGCTAGCTCAGGCCCGCCAAAAAGTTTATAATAATATTTCGCGCATTGATTTTAAGGGCGCGCATTACCGCAAGGACATCGCAGCTTTTTAA
- the ilvD gene encoding dihydroxy-acid dehydratase, translating into MKSEAIKKGIERAPHRSLLRALGVKPEEMSRPFIGVVNSFTEIVPGHVHLRELAQAVKEGVRHAGGMPFEFNTIAVCDGIAMNHAGMKFSLPSRELIADTVEVMAQAHAFDGLVFIPNCDKVIPGMLMAAARLNVPAIFVSGGPMMAGHLQTKEGVKKVDLNSVFEAVGKVLKGQMSEPELECLVNAACPGCGSCAGMFTANTMNCITEALGMALPGNGTIPAVDERRWKLAWQAGEQVMKLLATGVKPKDIINEKSLENAFTVDMALGGSTNSVLHLMAIAHEAGVEFSLQRINGISEKTPCLTSLRPAGSYHIEDLDRAGGIPAVMKELKSHLNLDLKTVSGRTVLDIVTHATVEDADVIHSEKTAYSAKGGLAILFGNIAPEGAVVKRSAVAPEMMAHKGPARVFESEDEATKAIMAGAIKAGDVVVIRYEGPRGGPGMREMLTPTSLLAGMGMDKVVALITDGRFSGASRGASIGHVAPEAALRGPIAAVREGDMIMIDIPNCKLNVNLSDKEIAQRLAQVMPFQPRVTGGYLARYVEKVTSASHGAVLA; encoded by the coding sequence ATGAAAAGCGAAGCCATTAAAAAAGGCATTGAGAGAGCGCCACACCGTTCTTTACTGCGCGCCTTGGGCGTCAAGCCTGAAGAGATGTCGCGCCCCTTCATCGGCGTGGTCAACAGCTTTACGGAAATAGTACCCGGACACGTGCACCTGCGCGAGCTGGCCCAAGCCGTCAAGGAAGGCGTAAGACACGCCGGCGGCATGCCGTTCGAGTTTAACACCATTGCTGTCTGCGACGGCATCGCCATGAACCACGCCGGCATGAAGTTCAGCCTGCCTTCGCGCGAGCTGATAGCCGACACAGTAGAGGTAATGGCGCAGGCGCATGCCTTCGATGGACTGGTGTTTATCCCCAACTGCGACAAGGTCATCCCCGGCATGCTAATGGCCGCCGCCCGGCTCAATGTGCCTGCTATATTTGTCTCAGGAGGCCCCATGATGGCGGGCCATTTACAAACCAAAGAAGGCGTTAAGAAGGTGGACCTCAACTCGGTTTTTGAGGCTGTGGGCAAGGTGCTAAAGGGCCAGATGAGTGAGCCGGAACTGGAATGCCTGGTGAACGCCGCCTGTCCCGGTTGCGGCTCATGCGCCGGCATGTTTACCGCCAACACTATGAATTGCATCACAGAAGCCCTGGGAATGGCACTGCCCGGCAACGGTACCATTCCCGCCGTAGATGAAAGGCGCTGGAAGCTGGCCTGGCAGGCCGGCGAACAGGTCATGAAGCTGCTGGCCACCGGCGTCAAGCCCAAGGACATCATAAACGAAAAATCACTGGAGAACGCCTTTACCGTGGATATGGCGCTGGGCGGCAGCACCAACTCTGTGCTGCACCTCATGGCTATCGCTCATGAAGCTGGCGTTGAGTTTTCGCTGCAGCGCATTAATGGAATAAGTGAGAAAACACCTTGCCTGACCAGCTTGAGGCCGGCAGGCAGTTATCACATAGAAGATTTGGATCGCGCCGGCGGCATACCGGCGGTGATGAAAGAACTCAAAAGCCATCTGAACCTCGACCTCAAGACGGTCTCTGGCCGCACCGTGCTGGATATCGTTACCCACGCCACCGTCGAGGATGCAGATGTCATCCACTCGGAGAAAACGGCCTATTCCGCCAAAGGCGGCCTGGCCATCCTCTTTGGCAACATCGCTCCGGAGGGGGCGGTGGTCAAGCGTTCCGCCGTGGCGCCGGAGATGATGGCGCACAAAGGCCCCGCCCGCGTTTTCGAGTCTGAGGACGAGGCTACAAAAGCTATCATGGCAGGTGCCATCAAAGCGGGGGACGTAGTGGTCATCCGCTACGAGGGTCCCAGGGGCGGTCCGGGCATGCGCGAGATGCTCACACCTACCTCGCTATTGGCGGGCATGGGCATGGATAAAGTAGTGGCACTCATCACCGACGGGCGCTTTTCGGGTGCCAGCCGCGGAGCTTCCATCGGACACGTAGCGCCTGAAGCAGCTTTGCGCGGGCCCATCGCCGCCGTACGTGAAGGCGACATGATAATGATAGATATTCCAAATTGCAAGCTGAACGTTAACCTGTCCGACAAGGAAATAGCGCAGCGTCTGGCGCAAGTTATGCCTTTTCAGCCCCGAGTGACCGGGGGCTACCTGGCCCGCTATGTGGAAAAGGTAACCTCGGCGAGCCATGGAGCGGTGCTGGCTTAG
- the ilvB gene encoding biosynthetic-type acetolactate synthase large subunit, giving the protein MKMTGSQIVCESLLKEGVDVIFGILGGQILPLYDTLTQYPQLRHILVGHEQGAAHAAEGYARATGKVGVCFATSGPGATNLVTGIADAYLDSTPIVAITGQVGRPFIGKDAFQEIDITGITLPITKHNYMVTDVADMAKTIKEAFYLARTGRPGPVLVDLPKDMQVEQAEFNYPSKVDLPGYKPTLTGHPAQIAKAAKLIAGAKKPVIIAGRGIIISGAYAELKTLAETAQMPVITTLLGISSFPESHVLSYGWLGMHGMAYANMAVTDSDLIVAVGMRFDDRATAKVSGFAPHAKIVHIDIDPAEIGKNVRVDVPIVGDAKTVLKPLNKLLVPLDHTEWLHQLDTWRKEHPSLSIRESEGLLPQYVVRKIWEVTKGDAIVVTGVGQHQMFAGQHFFYDKPNSFISSGGLGTMGFELPASMGAKVGKPDETVWCIAGDGSIQMTIQELATVSRENIAIKIAILNNNYLGMVRQWQQFFYEKRYMATPLHCPDFVKLADAYGIPAQNVKTREEVVPAIQRAMAIPGPYIINFEVESEENVYPFVPPGASLHEFIEEPKKEVPAWSRRSTL; this is encoded by the coding sequence ATGAAGATGACCGGCTCGCAGATAGTTTGTGAAAGCCTGCTCAAGGAAGGCGTAGACGTTATATTCGGCATTCTTGGCGGACAAATTTTGCCCTTGTATGACACACTTACCCAGTATCCGCAACTGCGACATATCCTGGTGGGTCACGAACAGGGGGCAGCGCATGCCGCTGAGGGTTATGCCCGTGCTACTGGCAAAGTGGGTGTGTGCTTTGCCACTTCGGGGCCGGGGGCTACCAACCTGGTTACCGGCATTGCAGATGCTTACCTTGATTCTACACCCATAGTGGCTATCACGGGCCAGGTAGGACGACCTTTCATCGGCAAAGACGCCTTCCAGGAGATAGACATAACGGGCATTACGTTGCCTATCACGAAACATAATTATATGGTAACCGACGTCGCAGATATGGCCAAAACCATAAAAGAAGCCTTTTATCTGGCGAGGACAGGCAGGCCGGGTCCAGTACTGGTTGACTTACCCAAAGACATGCAGGTGGAACAGGCAGAGTTCAACTATCCTTCAAAGGTAGACCTGCCGGGGTATAAACCGACGCTCACAGGCCATCCCGCGCAGATAGCCAAGGCTGCCAAGCTGATTGCCGGAGCCAAGAAACCGGTAATCATCGCCGGGCGAGGCATAATTATCTCCGGGGCCTACGCCGAACTCAAAACGCTCGCTGAAACGGCTCAAATGCCTGTTATCACCACCTTGCTGGGCATCAGCTCCTTCCCCGAGTCTCATGTCCTCTCCTACGGCTGGCTGGGCATGCACGGCATGGCCTATGCCAACATGGCTGTGACGGATAGCGACCTTATCGTCGCTGTCGGCATGCGCTTCGACGACCGCGCCACCGCCAAAGTGAGCGGGTTCGCCCCGCATGCCAAAATCGTGCACATCGACATCGACCCGGCAGAAATCGGCAAGAACGTGCGCGTTGACGTACCCATCGTGGGCGATGCCAAAACGGTACTCAAGCCGCTCAACAAATTGCTCGTACCTTTAGACCATACCGAGTGGCTGCACCAGCTGGACACCTGGCGTAAGGAGCATCCTTCGCTCTCCATACGCGAGTCCGAAGGACTCTTGCCACAGTACGTTGTCCGCAAGATCTGGGAAGTCACAAAGGGCGATGCTATAGTAGTTACCGGCGTGGGCCAGCACCAGATGTTCGCCGGTCAACACTTCTTCTATGACAAGCCCAATAGCTTTATCTCGTCCGGCGGGCTGGGCACTATGGGCTTTGAGCTGCCAGCTTCTATGGGAGCCAAGGTAGGTAAACCCGACGAAACAGTATGGTGTATCGCCGGCGACGGCAGCATCCAGATGACCATACAGGAGTTGGCTACCGTTTCACGTGAGAATATAGCTATAAAAATAGCAATCCTCAACAACAACTACCTGGGTATGGTGCGACAATGGCAACAGTTCTTCTATGAGAAACGATACATGGCCACGCCTCTGCATTGCCCCGACTTTGTAAAACTAGCAGATGCCTACGGCATACCGGCACAGAATGTCAAAACCAGAGAAGAGGTCGTACCGGCTATACAGAGGGCTATGGCCATCCCCGGCCCCTATATCATTAACTTCGAGGTCGAGTCGGAAGAGAATGTATATCCCTTCGTTCCGCCCGGAGCGTCCCTGCACGAGTTCATCGAGGAACCCAAAAAGGAGGTACCGGCATGGTCTCGTCGCAGCACATTATAA
- a CDS encoding adenylosuccinate lyase, with protein MIERYSRPEMKRIWSDENKYSKWLDVEIAVCDAWTELGRIPRASLPKIKMARCNQKRMLEILAETHHDMTAFLGAVSESIGPEARFIHLGLTSNDIMDTALSLQLVEASKILSQDMKDLVAALAVMAIKHKYTLMIGRTHGIHAEPTTFGLKLALWMEEMQRNRHRLDEAAKVIAFGKISGAVGTYATVPPEVEEIACAKLGLTPAPISNQILQRDRHAQFVTTLAITAASLEKFATEIRLLQKTETREVEEPFQEGQTGSSSMPHKRNPELCERICGMARLMRGYALTSMEDVALWHERDISHSSAERVILPDACLLLDYTLTMFTSIINGLNVYPKNMKKDLELTKGLVFSQRVMLALIDKGISRQEAYKFVQKSAMESWSSGKKFLTLLEADKELMQRISKEELEAIFDYDFYLAHVDTIFKRLGLTESQWKNKMTNAAKSRLAPGAI; from the coding sequence ATGATAGAACGCTACAGCCGTCCCGAGATGAAACGGATTTGGTCCGACGAGAACAAATATAGCAAGTGGCTGGACGTAGAGATCGCCGTATGCGACGCCTGGACTGAGTTAGGCCGTATACCTCGCGCTTCACTTCCCAAAATAAAGATGGCGCGTTGCAACCAGAAGCGCATGCTGGAGATACTGGCCGAGACGCACCACGACATGACCGCTTTCCTGGGGGCCGTATCCGAAAGCATCGGGCCGGAGGCACGCTTCATCCATCTCGGACTCACCTCCAACGACATTATGGACACGGCGCTCTCTTTACAACTGGTGGAAGCTTCAAAAATTCTCAGCCAGGATATGAAAGACCTGGTGGCGGCTCTGGCCGTTATGGCCATCAAGCACAAATACACACTTATGATAGGCCGCACCCACGGCATACACGCCGAACCGACCACCTTTGGCCTCAAACTGGCCCTGTGGATGGAAGAGATGCAGCGCAACCGCCACCGCCTGGACGAAGCGGCCAAAGTCATCGCTTTCGGCAAGATATCCGGCGCTGTGGGAACGTACGCCACTGTGCCTCCGGAGGTCGAGGAAATCGCTTGCGCCAAGCTAGGGCTGACCCCCGCGCCCATCTCCAACCAGATACTCCAAAGAGACCGCCATGCACAGTTCGTCACCACACTGGCCATCACGGCGGCCTCGCTTGAGAAGTTCGCCACCGAAATCCGCCTGCTGCAGAAAACGGAGACGCGCGAGGTCGAGGAACCCTTCCAGGAAGGGCAAACCGGCTCCTCCTCCATGCCTCACAAGCGCAATCCGGAACTGTGCGAGAGAATCTGCGGCATGGCGCGCCTCATGCGTGGCTATGCCCTGACCTCAATGGAAGACGTGGCCTTATGGCACGAGCGCGACATAAGCCACTCGTCCGCCGAGCGCGTCATTTTGCCGGACGCCTGCCTGTTGCTGGACTACACGCTAACCATGTTCACTTCTATTATAAACGGCCTCAACGTCTATCCTAAAAATATGAAAAAAGACCTCGAACTTACCAAAGGCCTGGTTTTTTCGCAGAGGGTCATGCTGGCGCTTATCGACAAAGGCATCTCGCGCCAGGAGGCGTATAAATTCGTGCAGAAGAGCGCCATGGAAAGCTGGAGCAGTGGCAAAAAGTTTTTGACTCTACTGGAAGCAGACAAAGAGCTGATGCAGCGCATCTCCAAAGAAGAGCTTGAGGCCATTTTCGATTATGACTTCTATCTAGCTCACGTGGACACCATTTTCAAACGTCTGGGACTCACTGAAAGTCAGTGGAAAAACAAGATGACGAACGCTGCTAAAAGCAGGCTGGCACCGGGGGCGATATAA
- the purE gene encoding 5-(carboxyamino)imidazole ribonucleotide mutase has product MPLVAVVMGSKSDSEAVQPCLDTLTKLGIEYEVNVISAHRTPEKARQFGQEARGRGIEVIIAAAGGAAHLPGVLASWTTLPVIGVPIASSELKGVDALYAIVQMPAGIPVAAVAIGGAGAKNAAFLAAEILGLKHDNIRLTYDKYRQELSAG; this is encoded by the coding sequence ATGCCATTAGTAGCCGTGGTCATGGGTTCCAAATCAGACAGCGAGGCCGTACAGCCATGCCTGGACACACTTACAAAACTGGGCATCGAGTACGAGGTGAACGTCATATCGGCGCACCGCACGCCTGAAAAGGCACGCCAGTTCGGCCAGGAGGCCCGAGGGCGCGGCATAGAAGTCATCATCGCCGCCGCCGGAGGCGCGGCCCACCTGCCCGGCGTGCTGGCTAGCTGGACGACGCTGCCCGTTATAGGCGTGCCCATCGCATCGAGCGAGCTCAAGGGTGTGGACGCCCTCTACGCCATCGTGCAGATGCCAGCGGGAATTCCGGTGGCCGCCGTGGCTATCGGTGGTGCCGGAGCCAAAAACGCGGCCTTTCTGGCAGCGGAGATACTGGGGCTGAAACACGATAACATTCGCCTGACTTATGATAAGTACCGCCAGGAATTGTCCGCGGGATAA
- a CDS encoding glutamine-hydrolyzing GMP synthase: MTEENTPKPKEPIPRIRTSGDLEVSAYLEIAKEKGGQQPVTAGKAVSGAEREAIIVIDFGSQYSLLIARRVRELHVYCELVPHDTPWEKIAALNPKGFILSGGPSSVYEPNAPMAPSYIYEKHLPVLGICYGMQVLAKQLGGRVAAGQKKEYGHAVLHIGDTHSPLFAELPESSPVWMSHGDRIEEMPPGFRPLAYTENSPVAVMGSEDRIFGLQCHPEVAHTLYGATILKNFVYKICHCQGNWTMGNFITESMIRINEQVGNRKVISAISGGVDSSVVATLIHHAIGDHLTCIFVNNGLLRRQEADRTLEVFRNNLHMNIIYIEATDRFLERLKGVTDPETKRKAIGSEFIKVFEEEAAKLGKIDFLAQGTLYPDVIESTSSVSTTSAKIKTHHNVGGLPSNMTLKLIEPLRYLFKDEVRQVGLELGLPEEMVWRQPFPGPGLAIRIIGEVTREKLDILKAADWIVMNEIKKANLYRQLWQSFAILTDSKSVGVMGDFRTYGYIIAIRAVTSNDAMTADWARLPYDVLATISTRIVNEVPGVNRVVYDITSKPPGTIEWE, translated from the coding sequence ATGACTGAAGAAAATACCCCCAAACCAAAAGAGCCAATCCCCCGCATACGCACCAGCGGAGACCTGGAGGTCTCGGCTTACCTGGAGATAGCCAAGGAAAAAGGCGGCCAGCAGCCGGTAACCGCAGGCAAAGCCGTCTCAGGCGCGGAGCGCGAGGCTATCATCGTCATCGATTTCGGCTCACAGTACAGCCTTCTCATCGCTCGCCGCGTGCGCGAACTGCACGTCTATTGCGAGTTAGTACCCCATGACACTCCATGGGAGAAAATCGCCGCTCTCAACCCCAAAGGCTTTATCCTCTCCGGCGGCCCGTCCAGCGTCTATGAGCCGAACGCTCCCATGGCCCCCTCCTATATATATGAAAAGCACCTGCCAGTTTTGGGTATCTGTTACGGCATGCAGGTGCTCGCCAAGCAACTTGGAGGCAGGGTGGCCGCCGGACAGAAAAAGGAGTATGGCCATGCTGTGCTGCATATCGGCGACACGCATTCGCCGCTCTTCGCCGAACTGCCTGAATCCTCACCCGTCTGGATGAGCCACGGCGACCGCATCGAGGAAATGCCGCCTGGCTTTAGACCGCTTGCTTATACCGAGAACTCGCCGGTGGCTGTCATGGGCAGCGAGGACAGGATATTCGGTTTACAATGCCATCCCGAGGTGGCGCATACCCTCTACGGGGCTACTATTCTGAAAAACTTCGTCTACAAGATATGCCATTGCCAGGGCAACTGGACCATGGGCAACTTCATCACCGAAAGCATGATACGCATCAACGAACAGGTGGGCAACCGCAAGGTCATCAGCGCCATCTCCGGCGGTGTGGACTCTTCCGTAGTGGCTACGCTCATTCACCATGCCATCGGCGACCATCTCACCTGCATCTTCGTTAATAACGGCCTCTTGCGCCGCCAGGAGGCTGACCGCACATTGGAGGTCTTCCGTAATAACCTCCACATGAACATCATCTATATCGAAGCTACCGACCGTTTTCTGGAGAGGCTCAAGGGAGTCACCGACCCGGAGACCAAGCGCAAGGCCATCGGGAGTGAGTTTATCAAGGTTTTTGAGGAAGAAGCCGCCAAGCTCGGCAAGATAGACTTTCTGGCGCAGGGCACGCTCTATCCCGACGTCATCGAGAGCACCTCGTCAGTGAGCACGACTTCTGCCAAGATTAAAACACACCACAACGTGGGCGGGCTGCCTTCCAACATGACACTCAAGCTCATCGAGCCGTTGCGCTACCTCTTCAAAGATGAAGTGCGTCAGGTAGGTCTGGAGCTGGGCTTGCCTGAAGAAATGGTGTGGCGGCAGCCGTTCCCCGGTCCCGGTCTGGCCATCCGCATCATCGGCGAGGTGACGCGTGAAAAGCTGGACATCCTCAAGGCCGCCGACTGGATTGTCATGAACGAAATCAAGAAGGCCAACCTCTACCGCCAACTATGGCAGAGCTTCGCCATACTTACCGACAGTAAGAGTGTGGGCGTCATGGGCGACTTCCGTACTTACGGCTATATCATAGCCATACGCGCCGTCACAAGTAACGACGCCATGACCGCCGACTGGGCCAGATTGCCCTACGACGTGCTGGCCACCATCTCCACCCGCATCGTCAACGAGGTGCCCGGCGTCAACCGCGTGGTGTACGACATCACCTCCAAACCCCCCGGCACTATTGAGTGGGAATAA
- a CDS encoding threonylcarbamoyl-AMP synthase encodes MLRLSSLQKATSKTVQQGISLLKEGRSVAFPTDTVYALGAPINDVACIKKVYEIKQRPLSMPLPILLADSDDIGLVALEVSDIARAFMREFWPGALTLVFKKTLFVPDIVTAGGPTVAVRIAAHPLAIEIVKGVGVPLIGTSANIHGKPSPTTAQGVASQIGDKVELIIDAGKTPGGVESTILDMSTDRPRILRQGAVARATLEKFCRIY; translated from the coding sequence ATTTTACGGTTGTCTTCTTTGCAAAAAGCCACGTCGAAAACCGTTCAACAAGGCATAAGTTTGCTCAAAGAAGGACGTTCCGTAGCCTTCCCCACCGACACCGTTTATGCCCTCGGCGCTCCGATAAATGATGTCGCCTGCATCAAGAAAGTCTATGAGATTAAGCAACGGCCGCTCAGCATGCCCCTGCCTATTTTGCTGGCGGACTCCGATGACATCGGCCTGGTGGCGCTGGAGGTCTCGGACATAGCCAGGGCGTTCATGCGCGAATTCTGGCCGGGGGCACTTACGCTCGTCTTTAAAAAAACGCTTTTTGTCCCAGACATAGTCACTGCTGGAGGCCCGACGGTGGCTGTGAGAATTGCCGCTCATCCGCTGGCCATTGAGATTGTAAAAGGCGTAGGCGTGCCCCTCATCGGCACCAGTGCCAACATCCACGGCAAACCCAGCCCTACCACGGCACAAGGCGTCGCCTCACAGATAGGCGACAAAGTCGAACTGATTATTGACGCCGGAAAGACGCCGGGCGGCGTCGAGTCCACTATACTAGATATGAGCACGGATAGACCCAGGATTTTACGGCAGGGAGCCGTCGCCCGCGCCACGCTCGAAAAGTTCTGCCGCATATATTGA